The following proteins come from a genomic window of Carassius carassius chromosome 10, fCarCar2.1, whole genome shotgun sequence:
- the LOC132152272 gene encoding odorant receptor 131-2-like, which yields MNISLGSNITQPKYLRDGFSSAVTRNVIVVSLCISINYINGTLVHTFIKHEIFKGNPRYILFIHMVFNDMIQLMIAVILHILSYTVFTLNVSFCCVLLMSVIFTTLNTPLNLASMAIERYIAICNPLRHAQICTIRKTYTLIGLIWVLSAIQVLPDLFILLATKPLTFFYSNIPCIRDYVFDNPYIVDKRNVVYIIYLTFVWLTIVYTYLKIMFIAKATNSDAHKARSTIILHGIQLLMCMLTFVGPFLDRLLAEMFPQFIVDMRFSSYLVIQIMPRFISPVVYGLRDQMFCKYLKRYLLCTMFKMRRKIQNIQPSGNLPKVSNKSM from the coding sequence atgaacatttcactAGGGAGTAACATCACACAACCCAAGTATCTGAGGGACGGCTTTAGCTCAGCGGTGACTAGGAATGTGATCGTGGTCAGTTTGTGCATCTCCATCAACTATATCAATGGCACACTCGTCCACACCTTCATCAAGCATGAGATCTTCAAAGGAAACCCTCGCTACATTCTCTTCATTCACATGGTGTTCAATGACATGATTCAGCTGATGATTGCAGTCATCCTTCACATTTTAAGCTACACTGTGTTTACTCTCAATGTCTCTTTCTGCTGTGTTTTATTGATGAGTGTTATATTCACAACTCTCAACACACCACTGAATCTCGCTTCCATGGCTATAGAGCGCTATATAGCCATTTGCAACCCTTTACGTCATGCTCAGATCTGTACCATACGTAAAACGTacacccttattggtctgatctGGGTCCTGAGTGCCATTCAGGTTTTACCAGACCTGTTCATCCTGTTGGCTACAAAACCTCTAACCTTCTTCTACAGCAACATCCCCTGCATCAGAGATTATGTGTTTGATAACCCATATATAGTAGACAAGAGAAATGTTGTGTACATCATTTACCTGACCTTTGTGTGGCTCACTATAGTGTATACTTACTTGAAGATCATGTTTATTGCAAAGGCCACGAACTCAGATGCTCACAAAGCTCGTAGTACCATCATCCTACATGGGATCCAGCTTCTGATGTGCATGCTAACGTTTGTCGGGCCCTTCCTGGACAGGCTGCTGGCAGAAATGTTTCCACAATTTATTGTAGATATGAGATTCTCAAGCTATTTAGTCATCCAGATAATGCCCAGGTTTATCAGTCCAGTTGTGTACGGCTTGAGAGatcaaatgttttgcaaataCTTGAAAAGATACTTACTGTGTACAATGTTCAAGATGAGGAGAAAAATCCAAAACATCCAACCCAGTGGAAATTTGCCAAAAGTTTCTAATAAATCCATGTGA